In one Nocardia tengchongensis genomic region, the following are encoded:
- a CDS encoding Hsp20/alpha crystallin family protein, with protein sequence MSLIHRQPGAMLPDLAELWNSMVAPTVPAFATHPLRVEDAIDDKNYTVRAEIPGIDPAKDVQVSVHQGRLTIKAERTAEHEEKGRSEFSYGSFVRTVTLPPGAQEDGVHASYAKGILTVSVPLGEPQDPVRNIQVESAE encoded by the coding sequence ATGAGTCTGATACATCGTCAGCCCGGTGCGATGCTGCCCGATCTCGCAGAGCTGTGGAACTCGATGGTGGCCCCCACCGTGCCCGCGTTCGCCACCCATCCACTGCGGGTCGAGGACGCCATCGACGACAAGAACTACACCGTGCGTGCCGAGATCCCGGGCATCGATCCGGCGAAGGACGTGCAGGTCTCGGTGCACCAGGGGCGGCTGACCATCAAGGCCGAGCGCACCGCCGAACACGAGGAGAAGGGTCGCTCGGAGTTCAGCTACGGCTCTTTCGTGCGCACGGTGACCCTGCCTCCGGGTGCTCAGGAGGACGGCGTTCACGCCAGCTATGCGAAAGGCATTCTCACCGTGAGCGTTCCGCTGGGTGAACCGCAGGATCCGGTGCGCAATATTCAGGTCGAGTCCGCGGAATGA
- a CDS encoding MFS transporter — translation MRSQPLGTDTESPARRRWAGPDWFTPNVRTLCGVSLLQDAASEMLYPILPLFLTVTLGAPVAVVGIVEGVAEAIASAVKIAAGRLGDNVSRRPLVAAGYGLAALGKLVLATATAWPTVLAARGVDRVGKGIRSAPRDALLMVGADPTHKGRIFGVHRAADTLGAVVGPALGLALYELLDHAIRPLLWIAVAPAALSALLVFAVRETPTRTKRSAAAAADRHSALSRLPARLRALIAVLAVFGLVNFPDTLLLLRAHDLGLSTAAVIAAYICYNLSYAALAYPAGALSDRVPRHRVFAAGLVCFAIGYLGLGLISSPGWVFVVLPVYGGFAAATDGVGKAWISQLAPPDRQSSAQGLYQGLSGGSILVAGLWAGLAWHTGPHPLPLLISGATALVLAVGLAVFGGRLR, via the coding sequence ATGAGGTCTCAGCCCCTCGGCACCGATACCGAGTCCCCTGCCCGGAGACGATGGGCCGGACCCGACTGGTTCACGCCGAATGTGCGAACACTGTGCGGCGTCTCGTTGCTGCAGGATGCGGCCAGTGAAATGTTGTACCCGATCCTGCCGTTGTTCCTGACCGTCACACTGGGTGCCCCCGTGGCTGTGGTCGGAATCGTCGAAGGTGTCGCGGAAGCGATCGCCTCGGCGGTGAAGATCGCGGCGGGCCGCCTCGGCGACAACGTTTCCCGCCGCCCGCTCGTCGCCGCCGGGTACGGGCTCGCCGCCCTGGGCAAACTCGTCCTCGCGACGGCCACCGCCTGGCCGACGGTGCTGGCCGCGCGCGGGGTGGACCGGGTCGGCAAGGGTATTCGTTCCGCGCCCCGCGACGCGCTGCTGATGGTCGGGGCCGATCCCACCCACAAGGGCCGCATCTTCGGCGTCCACCGCGCCGCCGACACCCTCGGCGCGGTGGTCGGCCCCGCGCTCGGACTGGCGTTGTACGAGCTGCTCGACCACGCCATCCGGCCACTGCTGTGGATCGCGGTCGCGCCCGCCGCACTCTCGGCGCTACTGGTGTTCGCGGTCCGCGAGACACCTACCCGGACCAAGCGTTCCGCCGCCGCTGCGGCCGATCGGCACTCCGCGCTGAGCAGGCTCCCGGCGCGACTACGAGCGCTGATCGCGGTGCTCGCGGTCTTCGGTCTGGTGAACTTCCCGGACACGTTGCTGCTGTTGCGTGCCCACGATCTCGGTCTCTCCACGGCGGCGGTGATCGCGGCCTATATCTGCTACAACCTGTCCTACGCGGCGCTGGCGTATCCGGCCGGCGCGCTGTCGGACCGGGTACCCCGGCATCGGGTGTTCGCGGCCGGGCTGGTGTGCTTCGCGATCGGCTATCTCGGCCTCGGCCTGATCTCCTCGCCCGGTTGGGTATTCGTGGTGCTGCCCGTCTACGGGGGCTTCGCCGCCGCGACCGACGGTGTCGGCAAAGCTTGGATCTCCCAGCTCGCCCCGCCCGACCGCCAATCCTCCGCCCAGGGCCTCTATCAGGGCCTGAGCGGAGGATCCATTCTCGTCGCGGGACTGTGGGCGGGCCTGGCCTGGCACACCGGCCCGCACCCGCTCCCACTGCTGATCTCAGGCGCCACCGCGCTGGTACTGGCCGTGGGCCTCGCCGTCTTCGGCGGACGCCTCCGCTGA
- a CDS encoding flavodoxin domain-containing protein, translating into MDWASLRAAHIPTEVRPAREVRSLDGFGAVVLGGALYAGRWHRDARRFARRFGRPLRELPVWVFASGPLDDSTDGGADGNAFGAKSIHKYAARLDARATALFGGRLESTARGFPASAMAKNSAGDFRNHDRIDAWAKDIVAQLG; encoded by the coding sequence ATGGATTGGGCATCGCTGCGCGCGGCACACATTCCGACGGAGGTGAGGCCCGCCCGGGAGGTGCGCTCATTGGATGGTTTCGGCGCGGTCGTGCTGGGCGGTGCGCTGTACGCCGGGCGCTGGCACCGCGATGCACGGCGGTTCGCGCGCCGGTTCGGCCGACCGTTGCGTGAACTTCCCGTGTGGGTGTTCGCCAGCGGACCGCTCGACGATTCGACCGACGGCGGCGCGGACGGAAACGCGTTCGGCGCCAAGTCGATCCACAAGTACGCGGCTCGCCTCGACGCCCGCGCCACCGCACTGTTCGGCGGACGCCTCGAATCCACGGCCCGCGGCTTCCCCGCCTCCGCGATGGCGAAGAACAGCGCCGGCGACTTCCGCAATCACGACCGGATCGACGCCTGGGCCAAGGACATCGTGGCTCAGCTCGGCTGA
- a CDS encoding slipin family protein translates to MNTIVSIVVLVGLALLVLGASAIRVVFQFERGVLFRLGRVVAVREPGLNVIIPVIDRLRKVSMRIVTMPIQSQGIITRDNVSVDISAVAYFRVVDARKSVVAIENVYSAIDQIAQTTLRKVVGQHTLDQALAETDAINADIRQILDTTTLEWGVEVTLVELKDIQLPDSMKRAMARQAEAEREKRAKIIAAEGESMAAAALGAASDTMMAHPLALQLRNLQTLVELGVDKNTTVVFPAPLMSAISDIGGFFARETAAADKASASGLSILDGRTS, encoded by the coding sequence ATGAATACCATCGTTTCAATCGTCGTGCTGGTCGGCCTGGCGCTGCTGGTGCTGGGGGCTTCGGCGATTCGCGTGGTCTTCCAATTCGAGAGGGGGGTGCTGTTCCGTCTCGGGCGGGTCGTCGCGGTGCGCGAGCCGGGGCTGAATGTGATCATTCCGGTGATCGACCGGCTGCGGAAGGTGTCGATGCGCATCGTGACGATGCCGATCCAGTCGCAGGGCATCATCACTCGTGACAATGTCAGCGTCGATATCTCCGCCGTGGCGTACTTCCGGGTCGTGGACGCCCGTAAGTCGGTGGTTGCGATCGAGAACGTGTACTCGGCCATCGATCAGATCGCGCAGACCACGCTGCGCAAGGTAGTGGGCCAGCACACCCTCGATCAGGCGCTGGCCGAGACCGACGCGATCAACGCCGACATCCGCCAGATTCTCGACACCACGACCCTCGAGTGGGGTGTGGAGGTCACGCTGGTCGAGCTCAAGGACATCCAGCTGCCCGACAGTATGAAGCGGGCCATGGCCCGGCAGGCGGAGGCCGAACGCGAGAAGCGAGCGAAAATCATTGCCGCCGAGGGTGAATCGATGGCCGCAGCAGCGCTCGGTGCCGCCTCCGACACCATGATGGCCCATCCGTTGGCACTACAGCTGCGCAACCTGCAGACGCTGGTGGAACTCGGGGTGGACAAGAACACGACCGTCGTGTTCCCGGCGCCGCTGATGAGCGCCATCAGCGATATCGGCGGGTTCTTCGCCCGCGAGACCGCAGCCGCGGACAAGGCATCCGCATCGGGACTTTCGATCCTGGACGGGAGGACGTCGTGA
- a CDS encoding sulfocyanin-like copper-binding protein, translated as MNRRHLIVAGALAFGAAVMAVVLVWYGLAVVNRPGIGPGPGMMMGGDPGRIMGSKLRDAPGPRISRPDAVTAGAQDPVDAVVDRARGTILATGSEVHLIIVASPDMPEENFRSAGMTNPTIAVPTGTRVSIQVVNADDDMAHGLVVTGDSATGMPMLHASPAFPGAGVLALGTPTAAGLHTQTLTFTADRVGLYRYLCPIPGHAQRGMAGTFIVGSTVGSAG; from the coding sequence ATGAATCGGCGGCATCTCATCGTGGCCGGTGCGCTGGCGTTCGGCGCGGCGGTGATGGCGGTGGTACTGGTCTGGTACGGCCTGGCGGTCGTGAACCGACCCGGTATCGGACCCGGTCCGGGCATGATGATGGGCGGCGATCCGGGCCGAATCATGGGCTCGAAATTGCGAGATGCCCCCGGTCCCAGGATATCCCGGCCCGACGCCGTGACAGCGGGCGCGCAGGATCCCGTCGATGCCGTCGTCGATCGCGCCCGCGGGACGATTCTCGCCACCGGTTCCGAGGTTCACCTGATCATCGTGGCGAGTCCGGATATGCCGGAGGAGAATTTCCGCAGCGCGGGAATGACCAATCCCACCATCGCCGTGCCCACGGGGACACGGGTTTCCATCCAGGTCGTCAACGCCGACGACGATATGGCCCACGGCCTGGTCGTCACCGGCGACAGCGCCACCGGGATGCCGATGTTGCACGCCTCCCCGGCATTCCCGGGCGCGGGCGTCCTGGCGCTGGGCACACCGACAGCGGCCGGCCTGCACACCCAGACCCTCACCTTCACCGCCGACCGCGTCGGCCTGTATCGATACCTGTGCCCTATCCCGGGACACGCCCAACGTGGGATGGCCGGAACATTCATCGTCGGCTCCACCGTCGGCTCGGCGGGATGA